gtgaatcagttcttcacatcaggtggccaaagtactggagtttcagctttagcatcagtccttccaatgaatattcaggactgatttcctttaggatggactggttgaatctccttgcagtccgagggactcttaagttttctccaacagcacagttcaaaagtatcaattctttggcgctcagctttctttatagcccaactctcacatccttacatgactactggaaaaaccgtagctttgactagacagacctttgttggcaaagtaatgtctctgctttttaatatactgtctaggttggttataacttttcttccaaggagcaagtgtcttttaatttcatgactgcagttaccatctgcagtgattttggagcccccaaaaataaagtctgacactgtttccactgtttccctatctatttgccatgaagtgatgggaccagatgccatgatcttcgttttctgaatgttgagctttaagccaactttttcactctcctctttcactttcatcaacaggctctttagttctttttccctttctgccataatggtggtgtcatctgcatatctgaggttattgatatttctcctggcaatcttgattccagcttgtgcttcttccagcccagcatttctcatgatgtactctgcatgtaagttaaataagtagggtgacaatatacagccttgacatacccttttcctatttggaaccagtttcttgttccatgtccagttctaactgttgcttcctgacctgcctacagatttctcaagaggcagatcaggtgatctggtattcccatctcgttcagatttttccacagtttgttgtggtccacacagtcaaaggctttggcattgtcaataaagcagaagtagatgtacttctggaactctcttgctttttctgtgatccaacggatattggccatttgatctctggttccactgcctattctaaatccagcttgaacatctggaagttcatggttcatgtactgttgaagcctggcttgaagaattttgagtattactttactagcatgagagatgagtacagttgtgtggtagtttgagcattctttggcattgcctttctttgggatgagaataaaaactgaccttttgcagtcctgtggccactgctgagttttccaaatttgctggcatattgagtgcagcactttcacagcatcatcttttaggatttgaaataactcagctggaattccatcacctccactatctctgTTCATATCGGGATCATGGGGTAGTTCGAATTGAGGTCATGGGGTCATGGGGTAGTTATTTTCCACCTCTTGGAGCTTTTCCTCATTCACTGCTTCTGATTTCATGTTTTTAGCttattcttgcttttttcttcatcttgGATGTTGGGTTGCCCTAATGCTTGCTTCTAACACCACTTATTCTAACCCCTTTACAAGTGTCCTCAAAACGGAAACATTGCTTCATAAGTACAAATGGATAATCAGTGTGTTTAATAGTTGAGGCCCCTGCTCGACTCTTCTACCCAGAACACCCAATTGTCATTTTAACGAGAGTGTTATCTTAGTCAATTTTCGCAGAACTTGCCTATCACAgacttcctccttctctttttcgTATCTGTTTAACATTGTTGCTCATGAAGATTTGACAGCTGGACATATACCTGTGGCTTTCAAAATGTGAACCCTGAGAATAAAGCTAAGCTAAGAGGAAAAGGCATGAAGTGGCACCCTGACTTGATCATTTGAGTGTCTTATTATAAGTATGCCTTAAGATTAATACAGCCTTGGGACTCCCCTggctagtccagtggttaagactctgtgcttccactgcagggggtgcaggttcaatccctggtcaaggaacttaagatcccacatgcagtgtgatatagccaaaaaaaaaaaaaaaattgttacaaaCCTGAATCTACATCTGCCACTTTACATATTCAAGCAAGTTTGAGTTGTGTTTTTACAAGATACAACCAAAAATAGCTCCACTACTATGAAAATAGTTATTCTTGTATTGCACAGATCAAACCATTGGCCTTTTCTTTTACTGAATTGAAATGTATAGAGCAGAAGTTAGGAAGATTAATTAAGAGGCCATGAGATAATTCTACTCAAATGAATCAGGCAGTGGTGGTGATGATAGTAAAGAGCAGTGGCTAAAAGAAGTTAAGGGTGTGAAATGGACTACTTTGGTCTAAGATGGGATGTTGTGGTGAATATCAGTTTTTTAGGGCAGTACTTTGTCTACCTTTGGTGACTGAATGCTGATGTCATTGAAAAAGATGGAAAGTAGCAGAGGAGACTTTATGGTTGCAGAAAAAGTAAGTTTTCCTTCAGACATCTTGAAATTGTGATTCCTCTGGCTTATGTTgttctagtcactaagtcgtatctgactctttgtgaccccatggactatagcctttcaggcttctctgtccatgggatttcccaggcaggaatactggaatgggttgccatttccttcccagggggtcttcctgacccaggggattgaacctgcatctcctgcattggcaggtagattcttgaccactgagtcactagggaagcctgtgGCTCATGTACTGGGGTATATAAAAGAAATGTGAACATCATCAACAGGTATTTGTGTTGAAAtcaagaaaaatacaaagtcaGCAAAGCAACCTAGAGGGTTAGGGGAGGTGGGATTTGAGAACCAGCCGCATTTAAGGCCTTGTATCCTCAGCAACCGGAATGTAAGCATCTAGATCACAGAAATTAGGACTTAGTCATGTAAGAGCATCTAGGAccaggcacagtgcctggcaattAATAGATGATGCACATATATaacatcacacacatacacacacatttataaaaataaatgcaccaTGGCATGAGTTGAATCGTTTCCTGATATGCCTGGATAGGGCCTCAGGGAGAGTCTGCCTTGAATTCTTACCTCTGCTTTGTGGCCTCCATATTGGATCATCTCTAGCCCCAACATATCATGGGGTGGTAAGGGTGGGATGATAGACATGGATGTGGCTGTAGTAGAGGACAAGGTCTATTACTCCTTGTCTtaacctctctctttcttttctaggATGTGAGTGACGTTGCGAAAAGGTATGTGTAGAACATGAGGTGGTTCTCTTGGGTTGACAGAAGATTCCTATACCCTGTGAGGAGGGGTAGGATGCTCCTGTGGTAGAGTCATCTTACAGTCaatgagaaaggggaaaaagtcaCCAGGCAGGGAAGATTTAGGACTGTGGTGTCTTGAATTGCTTAGCATGAGAATTTGGGGTCCTCCAGAATAAAGGGAATGGCTTGGTTTCTATGTTAGGAGAAACTGGTTTGTGGTAGGTCACAAACTGAGGACGGTGGTGTCCTTAATCAAGGGTTACAGTATCACTGACTCACCTTGTACCTTGTGATAGAACAAACCTCTGTATACCTGCTTCCAGCCCTGATTCCAGTACTTTATAGCTATCTAAAAATACACAGCGATTTTCTTTGCCCATATACTTTATTAGAGGGAAATTTcccatttgcatttttttttcagggttcAGGAATCAGCTCTAGGGACCTCTGCTTaagtttccctttctctcttggctTTGAAACAATCCATACCTTGCTACCAAGTTTTCCTCAGACTAGCATTTTTCTCAGTTACAATAAAAACATGGACAGGTCTTGAAAAAAAGTGGCTTTGGCCCTGGAACAAGAATATATTCTGTATCACATACTGTAGAATTTCATTCTTCAAGGTGACCCCTAAAGTTGCCCACATACCTGGTACCTTGAGGCTCCTACGGACATGTGACCTGTGGAGCCTGTTGTCCCTTTGGAAGTTTTCACTCTCGGTCTGGAGGTGaggacatttcctttctccaacTGAGGTAACATTCCCAGAGACTAAGGGACTGTTCTGCAGGTCTTTCTCCCTAGGCATCTGTAAGACATTAAGAACTAAACCACAGACTCTTCAGAGGGAATCCCTTGTCTGATAACTCTGAAAGCCCCGTAGCAGGTCCTGATGTCCTGCCTGTCCACACAGATACCTGTAGACTCTCTTAAGAAGTCActgatgttttaaatattttgtgtctttttttagaGGTAGCAAAAAATTTCCcagccattattttatttaatattatacagtttctgggcttcccaggtggctcaagaggtaaagaatttatctgccaatacagaagatgtggattcaatccctgggtcaggaaggtcctctaaggaggaaatagcaacccactccagtattcttgcctggagaatcccgtggacagagtagcctggcaggctgcagtccatggggttgcaaagagtcggacacgacttagtgacttagcatgcattcagtCTCTAGGATgcagacaaagaaggaaaaattgtTGTGTTTCACAAAACAACAAACCgaacaaagaaaccaaaatgagGCTTTGAGGGATAAATCCTATCAACTTACAAAAAAATTGTTCTATAGTTGAATCAAAAGACTatattagtttaaggtgtaccACACAGTgagtcaatatttttatacattatactccatttaaagttattagaaaatattggcCATATTCCCCAGTCTGtacaaaagatacatgcaccccagtgttcattgtagcactatttacagtagccaagatgtggaagcatcctaagtgttcatcaacagttgactgaataaagatgtggtgtagatattaatagatagatatagatacagatagagATACTATTTTTGTGactctgtgctcagtcgtgtccaactctctgcaaccccatggactgtagcctgccaggctcctctgtccatgggattctccaagcaagaatactggagcgggttgccatgccctcctccaggggatcttcccaacccaggaatcaaacctgtgtttgttgcatctcccgcattggcaggcggattctttactactggtggcacctgggaaacccagatatAGGTACTACACAGTCATTAAAACATGAAAATCTTATCAACATGTACACATATGGTGAGAAGCTAGTTTTTAGTCCAAGTCTTCTGGCTCCTATGCCGGAGCTCTTTGCAGAATGAtgctaattttcttcaagaaagaATGTTGAAGTTCACCAATGGGCCTGGGACACAGGAATTAGAGGCACCCAAGTTTAGCAGTGTTGGAGTTTCATAATGTCTTTTCTCTCTAGGAGTGAGTTCTGGACCCTGAAGAAGCCAGAGGCTCTCCCCACCAAGCTGAAGAGTATGTTTCGAGCTCCAGATCTGAAAAAGATGCTTCGAGTGTTTAGAGGTGAGGAGTTTCAGGGAACAGAGTTTGGATGAGGGATCATGGTAGTAGTaggaaatgaaaagaatggaGGGCGTGGTTGGTATTTGGGAACAGTGGCAGAGGGAGTGACACAATATGCTGAGGAAGATGCGGTTCATACTTAAAAGGGGAATGAAGTGGCCAGTTCACAATCGTAGAGAATTCCCTGACACTCCCCTCACCCAGGTGAGGGAGGGACAGCAGACCTGAGACTGCTGGTGTGATTGACTCTTTGTTGTTACAGAGCTGACAGATGTCCAGAGCTACTGGGGTAAGTAGAAACTGTGGCCTCTTTAAGCTGACGTGTGCTTATCCTTCCCACTCATAGCCACACACACTCTCAGATATGAGGTGTCGCTAttcccccccaccacccagcTCCATTTCCTCCCACTCATCACCTGTGTTTCCTCTTCTCAGAGTCATAAGACCATGTACCTATCCTCTGCTGATGCTGTACTTTTCTCCCACAGTGGACGTGACCCTGAATCCCCACACGGCTAATTTAAATCTTGTCCTGTCTAAGAACCGGAGGCAGGTGCGATTTGTGGGCGCTCAGCTGTCTGGATCTCATCTGGAAGAGCATTACGGCTGTGGTATCCTGGGCTCTCAGCACTTCTCCTCAGGGAAGCATTACTGGGAGGTAGATGTGGCCAAGAAGACTGACTGGATCCTGGGGGTGTGCAGTGATTCAATGGGACCTGCTTTCTCTTTCAACCAGTTTGCAAACAATCGGAATGTTTACTCCCGATACCAGCCTCAAAGTGGGTACTGGGTGATTGGATTACATCACAAGCATGAATATAGAGCCTACGAGGAATCGTCCACTTCCCTGCTCTTATCCATGACAGTGCCCCCTCGCCGAGTTGGAGTGTTCTTAGACTATGATGCCGGCACAGTCTCCTTTTACAATGTCACCAACCATGGCTTCCCCATCTACACCTTCTCTAAGTATTACTTTCCCACAACCCTTTGTCCGTATTTTAATCCTTGCAACTGTGTGTTCCCGATGACTCTGCGTCGCCCAAGCTCTTAAACATTCTGAGTTTATACCCTGTACTCCAAGTCTCTCCTGCATCTCAGTTTATCCTTTCTTTcctattgaccatttggtgaagATTTTTTCTTTGTTGATGCAGTATTAGGAAATAACAGTTCTATCTGATGTCAGTTTATGTACTGAATGGAAAATTTTCAACATATATTGTGTCTATAATTATTGAGATAATTACatgtcatttttattctgttactgaATATAttgatatgttttcatttttaaaaccaacACAAATTTCTGGAATAAACCACTATTATTATTCACAAGCAATACTGGATTCGTTTTTGTTCATACGTTGTTTAGGTtttgttttcatctctgtttataaaataaattgacCTGTAACTTTATATTCCTGTAACATTGTTGTCAGCTTTTAT
This genomic window from Bubalus bubalis isolate 160015118507 breed Murrah chromosome 16, NDDB_SH_1, whole genome shotgun sequence contains:
- the TRIM6 gene encoding tripartite motif-containing protein 6 isoform X2; its protein translation is MSSAVLVDIQDEVTCPICLELLTEPLSIDCGHSFCQACITANNKESMSGQEGQSRCPVCQTSYWLGNLRPNRHLANIAERLREVVLGSGKQLKVILCAHHGEKLQLFCEEDGKLICWLCERSQEHRGHHTFLMEEIAQEYQEKFQESLKKLRQEQQEAEKLAAVIREKRISWKDVSDVAKRSEFWTLKKPEALPTKLKSMFRAPDLKKMLRVFRELTDVQSYWVDVTLNPHTANLNLVLSKNRRQVRFVGAQLSGSHLEEHYGCGILGSQHFSSGKHYWEVDVAKKTDWILGVCSDSMGPAFSFNQFANNRNVYSRYQPQSGYWVIGLHHKHEYRAYEESSTSLLLSMTVPPRRVGVFLDYDAGTVSFYNVTNHGFPIYTFSKYYFPTTLCPYFNPCNCVFPMTLRRPSS